ACTCCGGCAGTGCCGCCGCGGCGAGCCGCCAGGTGGAAGGCAACCCGCGCGGAGTCGCCTCTGCAAGCGCCACCGCCATGCCTTCGCTCGTGGGAGTCAGTTGAGTCCAATCAACATTGGACTCCAGCAACGACCCTGCCCTTTCGGGGCCAGCGATCGTCAATCCGCCTCGGTAAGCGGCGCGGATTCGCTCGACTCGATCGGCTGACTTGCCGTTTGTCGCTTTCTCGACCGCCTGATGCATTGCGGCGGCGAGTCCCGCGTGTCCCCATTCCAGAGTGACGAGTGATTCGCCGCGCTCGATTAGCAATCGCAGCACGACATCGGCGAGCTCGTCCTCGTCTGCACCATAGACAATCGTGCCGAGGCATTCGTGAATCGTCGCCAGCGTCGGCGCGATCGAGGTTTCGCACGCTTCGGATGTATCGCCGACGGAGGTGATCCGTAGCGTAATGGTCGCATCGCTGACAGTGATGCCGACCGACGGTACGCGGCCGCGGCGAATCAAATCTGGGAGCATGGCTTCCAGATCGCTCTCACCGACGCCAAAGCAGCGCACACAATGGTGGCGGATCACCTGCGGCCGACCCGCCAGGGTGACGATGGCCGGCGCGACGGTTTGTTCCCACATTTCGAACAACTCGGCTGGCACGCCCGGCAAGGAAAAGACGCGCGAGACGCTTCCGTCGGCGCGCGGCGCTTCGACAGCAATTCCCGGCGCCGTGCCATGCGGGTTGGGAATCGGGCGGCTGCCTGCGGGAAACATGGCTTGGGCTAGATTTCGCTCCGGCATCGGCCGTTGGCGGCGCGCAAACAGCGCTCGGATGTGTTCCAGCGACGCGTCGTCCTGGACTAATTGGCGGCCCAGCATTTCCGCGAGCGCCTCGCGTGTGAGGTCGTCGGCCGTTGGTCCGAGTCCGCCGGTGGAGATCACGAGATCGGCCCGTTCGACGGCGGCGCGGAACACCGCGACGTTGCTGGCGAGATCGTCGCTCACCGTGGTGTGAAACCGCGTGGCGATGCCCAACTCGCCCAGTCGTTGGCTGAGCCACTGGCTATTCG
The genomic region above belongs to Planctomycetia bacterium and contains:
- a CDS encoding molybdopterin-binding protein, which encodes MHAEIISIGDELTSGQRLDTNSQWLSQRLGELGIATRFHTTVSDDLASNVAVFRAAVERADLVISTGGLGPTADDLTREALAEMLGRQLVQDDASLEHIRALFARRQRPMPERNLAQAMFPAGSRPIPNPHGTAPGIAVEAPRADGSVSRVFSLPGVPAELFEMWEQTVAPAIVTLAGRPQVIRHHCVRCFGVGESDLEAMLPDLIRRGRVPSVGITVSDATITLRITSVGDTSEACETSIAPTLATIHECLGTIVYGADEDELADVVLRLLIERGESLVTLEWGHAGLAAAMHQAVEKATNGKSADRVERIRAAYRGGLTIAGPERAGSLLESNVDWTQLTPTSEGMAVALAEATPRGLPSTWRLAAAALPEFLPRANEPNRFHLALNGPIGTRHFSLAYSGQPALLKPRAMKQAINALRLALLQ